The nucleotide sequence ATATAGATAATAACTTTAACATGCATAATTTATTTGGTGGCCAAGGGGGGCGACAGATGAAAATGTTAAAGATATTAGTAGCTTTGCTTATCACAACAGTGGTACCGGCGGATATTAAAAGCCAGCAATGTAATTCATGCTATAGACAAGTTCATTCTGCCACCTTCAATGGTTGAGGAAGAAAGCACAATGGAGTGATAAACTTCATAGTTACAGTGCAAATACCATGAGATTCAAAAGAATCTCATTTTTTATGTGGTATATTGTTAAATTAAAAGTGGGGAAATGAATATGTTATACATGGAAATAAGCACATGGGAACCAGAGAATCGTGATAAGATACTTGAACACTTTAAAGAACTGAAGATGCCTGCCGGAGTAACGGTCCACGATCAATGGGTCGATCTCACAGGATCCCGGTATTTTATCTTGTATGAGTGTGATGATGCAGAGGCTTTTGCAGCATTCAACCTACCATGGTCGGATGTGTGCTACATTGACACTGTTCCTGTAATGAAATCAACCGAATTCATCTCATTAATGAGCAAAAAAAGCTGAGATCAGAGATCGTTGAAAGTAAATAGTGCGAAGTTAGTCCGGAAAGATAACTGTTAAATTCAAATTGGGGAGAGTAATATGCTATATATGGAAATAAGCTCATGGGAACCGCAGAATCGTGATAAGATACTTGAGCACTTTAAAGATATCAAGGTGCCTGCAGGAATAACCATCGTCAATCAGTGGGTCGATCTTACAGGATCCCGGTATTTTATCCTGTATGAGTGTGATGATGCAGAAGCTCTTGCAACATTCAACCTTCCATGGTCGGATGTGTGCTACATTGAAAGTGTCCCTGTGATGGAATCAACCAGGTTCATGTCACTAATGAGCAAAAAATAATTAGATCCCCATTTTAGGGGATTATTTTTATTTCTTTTTTCTCTTTTCCTAAGGATAAGCTTACTATTCCGGGTGGGAATGGTTTTGTCGGATACTCATAAACAAAATTTCCTTTGCTGTCTGAAACGATCGTTTGTGAAGCTTTGATCTTTAATATAACAGTTCCGGCATCATCATCAGCTTCACCATTTATGACTATGTCATAGTTTCCTGAAGGAACATCGTTGTCAACATATATCGCTTTTCCATTTTCGGCTTTCCGATGCTGTCTAAAAGGTATCAGCATTCGGACGGTGAATGTCATATCCTTGACATTATTTGCTTCAACCCGGAACTCGTTTGGCAATGAAGTTATTGCTACATCATCAAACCGGTGTTCATATTTTTGATCTTTAACGTTGATCGGGATCTCAAAATTAGCATCCATCCTTATACTTTTTTGAGGGGTCGTCCTGCCTGA is from Methanococcoides sp. AM1 and encodes:
- a CDS encoding DUF3303 domain-containing protein, translating into MLYMEISTWEPENRDKILEHFKELKMPAGVTVHDQWVDLTGSRYFILYECDDAEAFAAFNLPWSDVCYIDTVPVMKSTEFISLMSKKS
- a CDS encoding DUF3303 domain-containing protein, whose protein sequence is MLYMEISSWEPQNRDKILEHFKDIKVPAGITIVNQWVDLTGSRYFILYECDDAEALATFNLPWSDVCYIESVPVMESTRFMSLMSKK